The nucleotide sequence AGCAGCTTCTCCCAATGCCAAAACTGGATCTATGGCATTTTCCTTTTCATATGTCCATTTTTCTATATGGATTTCAAAATGGAGATGTACTCCAGAAGAATCCCCCGTGTTTCCCATCAGGCCGATAATATCACCTTGCTTAACGACCTGTCCTTCTTTAACATTCCTTTTATTCAAATGGGCGTATACAGTTTCCAGATTGTTATCATGCTTAACGAACACAACGTGTCCGTATGAGCCCGAATAATAGGATTTTGTTACTACCCCTTTATCAACACTATGTATAGGTGTTTTGAATTCACCAGCAATGTCAATGCCTTTATGATGGCCATGACGCGTTCCATATAAATCCGTAATGATTCCCTCAGCTGGCCAAACCCAATCTGAAGTCAATTCTGTTATATCGAGCATTTCTGCCTGAGAGTGCTTTCCGCCAAGAAATAGCAAGCTGATACAGAGTGCCATTAACCCGGCAATGAGTAAACGCTTTATATAATCCTGCATTTTCTTCCTCCTTAACTTTTTGCTCCCTTTTCATCCCTATGACAGCCTGTACAAAAATAGAACTGTATGGTGGAAAAAGAAGCAGCTAAAAAAGCACATTCGTTATAATTGGTGGGAATCTGCTTTTTTATGCAAAAGAAGGAAAATTTGTTTATGGTATGGGGTTTACAGACCACCTTTCTAAACAAAAAAAAAGACCTGGTGGCCTTTTTTTTTTAATCAATATTTTTCTTATTTGGAGCGATTGGGAGCGGGAGGACTTCGTTCAAATTGAAAGGTCCCAGCTGTTCGATGTTCGCATTTTCTATTTTTACGCCTTTGTAATTGAACTCTTTTGCTGTCAGTAAGATCGCTTCCAGATGAGGCAGGAAACTATCATCAAGTGCTACTTCTCCTAGAGAAATCGATAATACACTATTCTCTTTTTCTGTATAATCTAATTTTATATTCCCAGGAATTGATGCAGTAAGATTTTGTTCATCTATGTCACTCAGCATCTGCTCAAAAGCAAATTCAATGGTTTCGAACTTTTCTTTTGTTGGCACAAGATACGGTAGTTCGATCCCATCTGCTAACAAGAATAAATAAGCCCGTCTGGCGGATTGTTCTGCACTGATTGGCATTTCATCCATCGTTCCATAACCTTCCAGGAGTATTCCCTTATTTCCTTCAGTGAAAAGAAGTAGTTTCTCAAATCCCTTTCCAGAAAAGTTCTGGGTCATTGCTTCTTTAAAATTAGTGCTTGCCGAGCTTCCGTACTTGAAATTATGATTTTCCTTTACATCCATACTCAATGTTTTGTTCTCTCCATCTGAACTCCATTTCGCATCCAGTGGATAATAATCGCTTAAACCCCATTCTTCTTCCTTAAGTTTTGACATTGTCTCTGCATAGCTGTCAATCCAGGCTTTTGCATTTTTCTTGGGTGTTGTTACGGTAACTGGAACCACAGTCATAGCCTGCTTGTCAGGAATTGCGTAGGTGAGAACTTCAGAAGTCTCGGTGTCTACCTCTTCTGAATACAAAGAAATTAGGCCGTCATAAGGATTTGCTTTATCCATCGCAGCGAATTCTTTGTTCTTTTCTACTACCTTACTATCTGCTGACTCCATCATGAAAGTACTCTCCTTCTGGCTCGCACTTTCATTTGCCGTATCATCGCTGGTTGCTGTATTCATTTCCATGGATGATTTTTCTCCAACAGCACTGCTGTCCATGCTTTTATCTTCAGAATAGTTGTTTCCCATCAATCCTGGTGAAAGAATAAAGGCAAGGAAGAGTACTGCCGCGAGAGCTGCACCCGGAATGACCCATGTTGGCATTTTCTTTCTCTTTTCAACACGATGGGCGATATTCTGATAAATGTCACGAGAGTCGCGATGATCTTTTATCTTTGGCATCTGGCCGAGGATTTCTTCTAGCTGCTTATCGCTTAGCTGTGACTTTTTCACTAGTCATCCCTTCCTTTTCAATTATTTCTTCCATAAGCTTTTTCAGTGTCTTTAACGCACGGTGCTGTGTCGTCTTTACCTTACTTTCCGTCCACGATAAAGCTTCTGCTGTTTCACTTATTGTTAACTCATGTATATAGCGCATGATGATGACCATTCGCTGGTCAACCGTGCATTGGTCGAGGCACTTGTACATCATTTGTATTTCTTCACTTTGAAGTGCCATTTCCTCCGGCAGGGGCTGGTCGTCCCTTACCTGGCGTACAGACATATCAAAGGATTCAAGCAATCGCTGCTTCCAGCCCTTCTGTTTGCGGAAGTGATCAATCGCGACATTCTTTGCAATTGAAAACAGCCAGGTCTTTTCACTGCTCTTGCCCTCAAACCGCTCGTAAGCCTTCAAAACGCGGATGTAAACTTCCTGTACAAGATCTTCAGCCAGCTCCCTGCTCTTTACCATATAAAATAAAAATTGAAAAACGTCATGATGATATTTTTGATACAATTCATCAAAAACGGAGTTCATAGGTCTATTCGCCTCCGTATTCATAAGATTAGTCGTAAAAAATTAATAAAAGTTTCATATTAACTATATTATTTTTAGAATGGAAATGGAAGGAATTTTCGAGGACAAAATATTCGCTCAAGCTCCAGGCGTAAAAAGAGGGGGATGGATTAATGACGGACACTTTCCCCCTGGTTCTCATGATTTCTGTCCGTCATGACCATGATGACGGACACTTTTCCTCTGGTTTTCATTATTTCTGTCCGTTATGACCATGATGACGGACACTTTCCCCCTGGTTCTCATGATTCCTGTCCGTCATGACCATGATGACGGACACTTTTCCTCTGGTTTTCATGATTTCTGTCCATCAGACCATGATGACGGACACTTTCCCTCTGGTTCTCATGATTTCTGTCCGTCATGACTATGATGACGGACACTTTTCCTCTGGTTTTCATGATTTCTGTCCGTTATAACTTTAATAGGCAAATAGAAAAGAGGCTGTCCAAAAATGATAGCATTTTGGCACAGCCTCTCTCTGGAAACATTCAATGTTCCTTGTGAATCAAGAATAGTCGGCAAGTTATTCAATATTTCGAGGGATGAAAAAGGAAAATGTCGTACCTTGTCCGAGTTTGCTTTTTACCGAAATATTCCCTCGATGTGCGTCGATAATATTCTTGGCAATAGCTAATCCAAGGCCAGTGCCAGACACTCCGCGAGTCCTGGATTTATCGCCCTTATAGAACCTCTCGAACAAGAATGGCAAGTCTTCCTCGGGAATACCAGGGCCCTGGTCACTTACCTCGAAATATAAGCCTTTTTCATTGGTCCTTCCGCTAATAACGACGGATGCCGAATCGGGAACATGCCTGATTGCATTATCGATTAGGTTGGTAAGCACCTGTTCGATGCGGTCTGGATCAAAACGAAAATCCCGTTCCTCTGAATCAAACTGGACAGATAACTCAATGCCCTTTTCCTTCGCCAAACCATGGAATTTACGGATAATCCGATTTACATATGGATTAATCTCAACGGATTCAACGTTTAGAAGAATATGACCAGCTTCCATACGGGCTAAGTCAAGAAGTTCATTAACAAGGCGGCCCATTCGGAGTGATTCATCGTAAATGACTTTGGCCATTTCTTTTTTCTCTTCATCCGTTTGAGCGATGTCATCGACGATTGCTTCACTATACCCTTGCATCATTGAAATCGGCGTCCTTAATTCGTGTGAAACATTGGCGATGAAATCTTCCCTCATTTTGTCGAGCTTTCGTTCCTCGGTCATATCCCGGACTACGGCAACAGCTCCGCGGATGAATCTTTTATTATAAAGCGGGCTGACGATGATTACCCAGGTCCTTCCCTGGGCAGTAATCTCCCCAACCTGCTCTTTCTCCGTATTGACTGCCAGCTGGAACAACTCCATGACTTCAGACGGGACGGCATCTGTATTCTCTGAAGCCAGACCCTGTTCATAGTACCAATATCTCAGGAATACTTCCGCAGGTGGATTAGTAATCAGGATTGTGCCATCACGGTTGAATGTGATAACGCCATCTGCCATACTGCTCAGAATGCTTGTCAGCTGTTCTTTTTCCTGACTTAGAGCATTCATATTGAATTTCAATTGCCTGCCCATCTGATTGAAGGCGGTTGCTAATTCCCCTATTTCATCATGAGTAAGGATTGGTACCTTTGTATCAAACTTTCCTCTGGCGACTTCAAAGGCGGCCTCCCTCATTTTTCGCAAAGGAGAAGTAATCCTGGTAGACAGGAAGAAAGCAAAGATTGTCGTAAGTACTATTGCAACGCCTGCTGCGAGCAAAATGAACTTGGTCGTCAGCCTGATTGTCTCTTCCATTACTTCAAGCGACTGATAAATAAAGACGGCCCCGTTCCCTTGCTCAAACTGTTGAAGTGGAACACCGATCATTAAATATTGAGTATCATCAACCTCGTTTGAAATGCCTGGCAGGGGAGTGATGATATCTACAGTTTTGTCCTTCTTAAAAACCGCAGAAAGATCCCGATTGTTCATGAAAAATGAAATCGGTACATGCGTCGTGTCTTCTCCACCAGGTGAATAAAAATAAGTATTTTCATCTTTAATGACTGTTACTCTGGAGTCATCATCAACCATTTCCCATGCAATCTCAAGACCTAATTGTTCCTCCTGGCCAGGATGGTCTTCCAGAACCCTGGCTATTTTCTCTGCAGTATTGGTCATTCCTTTCCTGGTTTCATTAATGTGATAGTTTTCAAAAAACTCCATCAACATGACTGTCAGTATAAACAACACAAATGAAACCAGCAAAAGGATGGTAATCCAAAGCTTACCTACTACACTGCGCCAAAACATCATTCATTGACTACCTCAAACTTGTAGCCAACCCCCCAGACTGTAACAATCATCTTCGCAGCCTGTTCAGACACTTTATTCAGCTTCTCTCGCAATCTTTTAACATGTGTATCAACGGTTCGCAAATCGCCGAAAAATTCATAATGCCAAACTTCTTTCAATAATTGCTCACGGTCAAAAACTTTATCAGGTGCTTTCGCAAGGAAGTAAAGCAGCTCATATTCCTTAGGCGTCAGGCTGACTTCTTTTCCATCTGCCAAAACCCTATGGGCATCATTATCAATGGTTAAATGAGGGAAAACAATCACATCTTTAGCAGTCGTCTCTGTCTGCAGATAACTTGTGCTCGAAGAACGGCGCAGCATCGCTTTGACTCTCAGGACAACTTCACGAGGGCTGAACGGTTTGACGATATAATCATCAGTACCTACCTCAAACCCTTGTACCCTGTTCACTTCCTCACCTTTCGCGGTAAGCATGATAACAGGTGTTGACTTCTTTTCACGAAGGTCACGGCAAACCTCGATCCCGTCTTTCCCAGGCATCATCAAATCAAGAAGGATGACGTCGTAATCGTTTGCAAGCGACTTCGCCAGCGCTTCATTTCCGTCTTCCGCTTCATCAATTATATAGTTCTCTCTCTCAAGATACATCTTCAATAATCGTCTGATTCTTTCTTCATCATCCACTACTAAAATCTTCACGTCTTTTTCCATAAGGTATATCCCTCCCTGCGATTATTTTACATAAAGCCGAGTCTTCTTTCCACGATTTTTTAAAAAAGGCCTTCACTTGAGGCAGTGAAGGCAGTCATAAATTTGACACATTTTAAGAACCTGCATAAGAATGCAAGCCAGCAATAACAAGGTTAACTGCTACAAGGTTAAACATGATAATGATAAAACCAATTACCGCAAGCCATGCGGATCTTTCGCCATGCCATCCTTTTGAAAGGCGCAAATGCAGGAAAGCAGCATAGAAAAGCCAGGTAATTAGTGCCCATACTTCCTTCGGATCCCATCCCCAGAAGCGGGTCCAGGCAATCTGGGCCCAAATCATTGCAAAAATCAGCCCGCCAAGCGTAAATACCGGGAAGCCGATTAATACGGAACGATAGCCGATCTCGTCAACTAAATCCATATTGATATTTTTTGTCCATGGCTGCAATGCAGCGGCTACACGCTTTCGCAGGATAACTCTTAATAACACATATAATACTATACCCGCCGCGAGCGACCAAATAACAGTATTCAATTTCTTGGCACTGATGATGGCAGGGGTCTCGAACAATGGTTCAAACCGTTCTTTGTCAGTCAACTCATACTGATGAGGACCTACTATCGCAGGAATTGTATACTCCTCCGTCGCAGGCTGCCCATCTTTATTGATATAGTTGAAGTTTGCTGTATAATCTGTTGCCGCGAAGAAACTCGAGACAAACACGAAGCCCAGCGTACTGATCAAACCAAACAAAACAACCTCAAGCCATAATGTACTTTTGCTTTTCTTCGTCTGGTCAACACTTCTTACAAGATAAATCAGACCTGCAGCAAAACTGATTGCCAGGATTGCTTGTCCGATTGCTGTAGTCGTAACGTGAATATGGAGCCAGTAACTTTGAAGTGCCGGAATCAATGGTGTAACTTCCCTTGGGAACATGCTTCCATAGGCAATGATCAAAGCAGCTACCGGTAAAGTGAACAATCCCAGCAACGGAGTTTTATACATAAAATAACTGATGATAAATGCTCCTACCAATGACATGCCGAAGAATGTCGTGAATTCGAACAGGTTGCTGACCGGCGCGTGTCCGGAAGCAATCCATCTTAAAATAAAAAATGTTAACTGGGAAAGGAAACCCGCAATCGTTACAACAATTCCAATTTTTGCCCATTTGTTTGGGGCATTTTTTTTGTCAGCATGCCTTTTATCCTTAATAGCTCCCCCGAAAAACAAAATACCGACTAGATAGAGGATAAATGCTGCAAACAGAAAGTTAGAACTCAACTCAACCATTATTTTCCCTCCTTACTCCTTCTTTTCTTCTGCCGCCTGGTCTTCCGGAGCTACTCCAGAATCGGAAAAGACTTCTTCAAGCTCTCTTTTTAAACCATGCCAGTTTTTATTTGTATGAGCGGCAGTCCATACCTGGTTATTTACTCTTCTTATCCATACACGTCGATGATTCCAATATGCCCCCTGAATTACACCAATCATGAATATTAATCCGCCAAGCCCAATGATCCAAAGAGTGTGATCTTTTCTGACAGTCAGAGCAGTAACATTCTTCGTTTCTATCCCTG is from Mesobacillus boroniphilus and encodes:
- the ccsB gene encoding c-type cytochrome biogenesis protein CcsB gives rise to the protein MVELSSNFLFAAFILYLVGILFFGGAIKDKRHADKKNAPNKWAKIGIVVTIAGFLSQLTFFILRWIASGHAPVSNLFEFTTFFGMSLVGAFIISYFMYKTPLLGLFTLPVAALIIAYGSMFPREVTPLIPALQSYWLHIHVTTTAIGQAILAISFAAGLIYLVRSVDQTKKSKSTLWLEVVLFGLISTLGFVFVSSFFAATDYTANFNYINKDGQPATEEYTIPAIVGPHQYELTDKERFEPLFETPAIISAKKLNTVIWSLAAGIVLYVLLRVILRKRVAAALQPWTKNINMDLVDEIGYRSVLIGFPVFTLGGLIFAMIWAQIAWTRFWGWDPKEVWALITWLFYAAFLHLRLSKGWHGERSAWLAVIGFIIIMFNLVAVNLVIAGLHSYAGS
- a CDS encoding response regulator transcription factor, yielding MEKDVKILVVDDEERIRRLLKMYLERENYIIDEAEDGNEALAKSLANDYDVILLDLMMPGKDGIEVCRDLREKKSTPVIMLTAKGEEVNRVQGFEVGTDDYIVKPFSPREVVLRVKAMLRRSSSTSYLQTETTAKDVIVFPHLTIDNDAHRVLADGKEVSLTPKEYELLYFLAKAPDKVFDREQLLKEVWHYEFFGDLRTVDTHVKRLREKLNKVSEQAAKMIVTVWGVGYKFEVVNE
- a CDS encoding M23 family metallopeptidase, which encodes MQDYIKRLLIAGLMALCISLLFLGGKHSQAEMLDITELTSDWVWPAEGIITDLYGTRHGHHKGIDIAGEFKTPIHSVDKGVVTKSYYSGSYGHVVFVKHDNNLETVYAHLNKRNVKEGQVVKQGDIIGLMGNTGDSSGVHLHFEIHIEKWTYEKENAIDPVLALGEAAVGQPILAMAKKGNEVTMETIAKLRLTDDIAINDQGESLNAESEKIDGQNSAANVPPLVEKTIRHTVQRGETLWSIAGQYNTSVEVIRQDNNINDNHISSGDVLKIVKSGENSYVVASGDTLISIARKTNTSVEKLKALNNLTSDTIQPQQILITR
- the sigX gene encoding RNA polymerase sigma factor SigX; this translates as MNSVFDELYQKYHHDVFQFLFYMVKSRELAEDLVQEVYIRVLKAYERFEGKSSEKTWLFSIAKNVAIDHFRKQKGWKQRLLESFDMSVRQVRDDQPLPEEMALQSEEIQMMYKCLDQCTVDQRMVIIMRYIHELTISETAEALSWTESKVKTTQHRALKTLKKLMEEIIEKEGMTSEKVTAKR
- a CDS encoding ATP-binding protein, with translation MMFWRSVVGKLWITILLLVSFVLFILTVMLMEFFENYHINETRKGMTNTAEKIARVLEDHPGQEEQLGLEIAWEMVDDDSRVTVIKDENTYFYSPGGEDTTHVPISFFMNNRDLSAVFKKDKTVDIITPLPGISNEVDDTQYLMIGVPLQQFEQGNGAVFIYQSLEVMEETIRLTTKFILLAAGVAIVLTTIFAFFLSTRITSPLRKMREAAFEVARGKFDTKVPILTHDEIGELATAFNQMGRQLKFNMNALSQEKEQLTSILSSMADGVITFNRDGTILITNPPAEVFLRYWYYEQGLASENTDAVPSEVMELFQLAVNTEKEQVGEITAQGRTWVIIVSPLYNKRFIRGAVAVVRDMTEERKLDKMREDFIANVSHELRTPISMMQGYSEAIVDDIAQTDEEKKEMAKVIYDESLRMGRLVNELLDLARMEAGHILLNVESVEINPYVNRIIRKFHGLAKEKGIELSVQFDSEERDFRFDPDRIEQVLTNLIDNAIRHVPDSASVVISGRTNEKGLYFEVSDQGPGIPEEDLPFLFERFYKGDKSRTRGVSGTGLGLAIAKNIIDAHRGNISVKSKLGQGTTFSFFIPRNIE